In Sporosarcina psychrophila, a genomic segment contains:
- a CDS encoding protein adenylyltransferase SelO, with amino-acid sequence MTNRKELIESGWNLDNSYARLPKSFFTNLSPNPVQSPKLIIFNDSLAISLGLDVHELQSEDGVAVLAGNRIPEGALPLAQAYAGHQFGHFAMLGDGRAMLIGEQITPLGERFDIQLKGSGRTPYSRGGDGRAALGPMLREFIISEAMHALGIPTTRSLAVVTTGEFIIRETDLPGAIMTRVAVSHLRFGTFQYAAKWGTDEELQVLADYALQRHFPEVETDENRYLALLQGVIKRQAALVAQWQMVGFIHGVMNTDNMTISGETIDYGPCAFMDTYDPATVFSSIDIQGRYSYGNQPNIVGWNLARFAETLIPLLHEDYAEGAKLAQDAISDFPEHYHANWLAGMRAKLGLFNEEKQDESLIEDLLRLMQKHRADFTNTFRALTYDNLEDNVLFGTPEFTNWYALWQSRLGRQQESKISSQQLMRDSNPVLIPRNHRVEAALEAAVNQGDYSVMERLLEVLSNPYAYTPGKDDYSTLPAQSTRPYQTFCGT; translated from the coding sequence ATGACAAACCGAAAAGAACTAATAGAATCAGGCTGGAATTTAGATAATAGTTATGCCCGTCTGCCAAAATCATTTTTTACAAACCTCAGTCCTAACCCTGTACAGTCACCGAAGTTGATCATTTTCAATGATTCCTTGGCAATTTCCTTGGGATTGGATGTCCATGAGTTGCAAAGCGAAGATGGAGTGGCAGTGCTTGCTGGGAATCGAATTCCTGAAGGCGCTTTGCCACTTGCTCAAGCGTATGCGGGCCATCAATTTGGGCACTTTGCGATGTTAGGGGACGGCCGGGCTATGTTAATTGGCGAACAGATAACCCCTTTAGGTGAACGGTTTGATATTCAGCTTAAGGGTTCGGGCCGAACACCATATTCCCGCGGGGGAGATGGTCGCGCGGCACTTGGACCAATGTTACGCGAATTCATCATCAGTGAAGCCATGCATGCGCTTGGTATTCCTACTACTCGAAGTCTAGCAGTAGTGACAACCGGTGAGTTTATCATCCGTGAAACCGATCTTCCAGGTGCCATTATGACTCGTGTGGCTGTCAGTCATCTACGCTTCGGAACCTTTCAATACGCTGCAAAATGGGGAACGGATGAGGAACTACAAGTTCTTGCCGACTACGCACTACAGCGACATTTTCCGGAAGTTGAAACTGATGAAAATCGCTATCTTGCGTTGCTTCAGGGAGTGATCAAGCGTCAGGCGGCCTTGGTAGCACAATGGCAAATGGTTGGTTTTATCCATGGAGTAATGAATACCGATAACATGACGATAAGTGGGGAGACCATCGATTATGGTCCGTGTGCCTTCATGGATACCTATGACCCAGCAACGGTCTTCAGTTCCATTGACATTCAAGGTCGCTACTCTTACGGCAATCAGCCGAATATCGTCGGGTGGAATCTTGCGCGATTTGCTGAAACCCTAATACCATTACTGCATGAAGATTATGCAGAGGGTGCCAAACTGGCGCAAGATGCCATTTCCGATTTCCCTGAGCACTATCATGCGAATTGGCTCGCGGGAATGAGAGCGAAACTAGGACTATTTAATGAAGAGAAACAGGATGAATCCCTTATTGAAGACCTTCTTCGACTAATGCAGAAGCATCGCGCTGACTTTACCAATACTTTTCGCGCGTTAACGTATGATAATTTAGAAGATAATGTCCTTTTTGGGACTCCGGAATTTACCAACTGGTATGCACTGTGGCAGTCAAGACTAGGCAGACAGCAAGAATCAAAGATCAGCTCACAGCAGTTAATGCGGGATAGTAATCCTGTACTAATCCCACGGAACCATCGGGTAGAAGCTGCGCTAGAAGCCGCGGTGAATCAAGGTGATTACAGTGTGATGGAAAGGCTATTAGAAGTTCTATCAAATCCGTATGCGTACACTCCTGGGAAGGATGATTATTCCACACTTCCCGCGCAATCAACAAGGCCTTACCAAACATTTTGTGGGACTTAA
- a CDS encoding GNAT family N-acetyltransferase, with amino-acid sequence MAMRLVRPSIEWKNEHENYMKEWDESRITPSSFNVVGHEDYETYLEALQIRESGDGKWVPSTNYFLVGYNDRILAMVDIRHDLTDYLHNVGGHIGYGVRPAERRKGYATWILAEALKKCGELGIDRVLVTCNEDNIGSAKTIEKNGGIEDKSFIEEDGTVVRRFWIES; translated from the coding sequence ATGGCTATGCGATTAGTGAGACCATCCATTGAATGGAAAAACGAGCATGAAAATTACATGAAAGAGTGGGATGAATCCCGGATAACGCCCAGCAGTTTTAATGTAGTTGGTCACGAGGACTATGAAACATATTTAGAAGCACTGCAAATCCGAGAAAGCGGAGACGGAAAATGGGTGCCTAGTACGAATTATTTTTTGGTGGGTTATAATGACCGGATATTAGCGATGGTCGACATCAGGCACGATCTGACAGATTACTTACATAATGTCGGCGGGCATATCGGGTATGGTGTGAGACCTGCGGAAAGAAGGAAAGGCTATGCGACATGGATTCTTGCAGAGGCATTGAAGAAATGCGGTGAACTCGGAATCGATCGGGTACTGGTAACTTGTAATGAAGACAATATTGGATCAGCAAAAACGATAGAGAAGAATGGCGGCATTGAAGACAAGAGCTTTATTGAAGAAGATGGAACGGTGGTTAGACGTTTTTGGATAGAAAGTTAA
- a CDS encoding nucleoside hydrolase, protein MAKKVLLFGDIGIDDTVGLIYAHFNDEIDIVGVVADYGNVSREDAMSNIRYLFNLFNFPNNIPVISGAEMPMTAELPTYYPEIHGVHGLGPIVPDDYEFVIENFLEIVNIIKMYKDELIIVNIGRLTSLATLFILYKELMGNVKEFYIMGGAFGVPGNVTPVAEANFHADPVAVKIVLSYANNVTIIPLNATQKAIVTPEMVDYIDHFGKTAIFKSLMDFYTEFYQERDPTLQGSPVHDALTLMAVIHPEMFTFNSRSIEIGQHLEGPARGQSIADIRPGDQFYDNEKNHRIAFDLDYETFFHKFLSVMTGKQSK, encoded by the coding sequence TTGGCAAAAAAAGTTCTTTTATTTGGTGATATTGGAATAGATGACACAGTGGGCCTTATCTACGCCCACTTTAATGACGAGATTGATATCGTCGGAGTGGTAGCCGACTATGGGAATGTATCAAGAGAAGATGCAATGTCAAATATTCGCTATTTGTTTAACTTATTTAATTTCCCCAATAACATTCCAGTCATAAGTGGTGCAGAAATGCCGATGACTGCAGAACTCCCCACCTACTATCCGGAAATCCATGGCGTACATGGTCTCGGACCCATAGTACCGGATGACTATGAATTCGTGATAGAAAACTTCCTGGAGATTGTAAATATAATTAAAATGTATAAGGATGAGCTGATTATCGTAAATATTGGCCGCCTGACTTCACTTGCTACATTGTTTATTCTTTATAAAGAATTAATGGGCAACGTGAAGGAATTTTATATTATGGGGGGAGCATTTGGGGTACCTGGAAATGTAACACCTGTCGCGGAAGCAAACTTTCATGCAGATCCTGTAGCGGTGAAAATCGTCCTTTCTTATGCCAATAATGTCACAATAATCCCTTTAAACGCAACACAAAAAGCAATTGTCACACCTGAAATGGTCGATTATATTGATCACTTTGGAAAAACCGCAATCTTTAAGTCGTTAATGGACTTTTACACCGAATTTTATCAAGAAAGGGATCCAACTCTTCAAGGAAGCCCCGTGCATGACGCACTTACACTGATGGCGGTCATACACCCTGAAATGTTCACGTTCAATTCACGTTCTATCGAAATCGGGCAGCATTTGGAAGGACCTGCAAGGGGGCAAAGTATTGCTGATATACGGCCAGGTGACCAATTTTATGACAACGAAAAAAATCACCGCATTGCATTTGACTTGGACTACGAGACATTTTTCCACAAATTCCTGTCTGTCATGACAGGTAAACAGTCAAAATAA
- a CDS encoding Ger(x)C family spore germination protein, whose product MKNFCCFLLLLFLFIGLVGCAETKLLERVGLVTLIGYDLGKEEGVETTAVVRQVSTELESKVAVITAENETSQGTRSKINRRAAEKIMSGQLRGVLFGEEFAQDGIGHYIENLLKNPAMSGDIIMAVVEGQTKALLEYQYPDIEDIGEHIYKLVEQNIKSEQVVSSTLHDVAKDYYFMGRDIAMPIIRRDEELIEISGIALFKKDKMIGKLTIDDSFYVKLSRDDYHAGVFELKIKGDDLPSSLLKDPPDEINLVFDPIKTHKEVKLVNPKTPEFDLYLTVQARLLEIKPNVNVGNSKKVEALEKAISKSLSSEISRVIAYCQNIGSDVFGYGEIYRSSVRHSELTEEKWHELYKEMKVNVHVDFTLLRSGVFE is encoded by the coding sequence ATGAAAAATTTTTGTTGTTTTTTACTACTGCTATTTCTTTTCATTGGTTTGGTAGGATGTGCAGAAACAAAACTCCTTGAAAGGGTAGGTTTAGTCACTTTAATTGGCTATGACTTGGGTAAAGAGGAAGGCGTAGAGACTACAGCGGTTGTTCGCCAAGTGAGCACAGAGTTAGAAAGTAAAGTTGCAGTTATTACTGCTGAAAACGAAACAAGTCAAGGGACACGTTCAAAAATCAATCGCAGAGCAGCTGAAAAAATAATGAGCGGACAATTGAGGGGGGTCTTATTCGGTGAAGAGTTTGCCCAAGACGGTATTGGTCATTACATTGAAAATTTGTTGAAAAATCCTGCAATGAGTGGGGATATTATTATGGCGGTTGTTGAAGGTCAAACGAAAGCCTTACTGGAATACCAATACCCAGATATAGAGGATATTGGGGAACATATTTATAAGCTGGTAGAGCAAAATATTAAAAGTGAGCAAGTGGTTTCATCCACTCTTCATGACGTAGCCAAAGATTATTATTTCATGGGCAGGGACATAGCGATGCCTATTATAAGAAGAGATGAGGAGCTAATAGAGATTTCTGGAATCGCTTTATTTAAAAAGGACAAAATGATAGGTAAACTTACTATCGATGATAGCTTTTATGTGAAGTTAAGTCGAGATGATTATCATGCTGGAGTATTTGAATTGAAAATTAAAGGGGATGATTTACCTTCATCTTTACTGAAGGATCCTCCTGATGAAATTAATCTGGTATTCGATCCGATAAAAACGCATAAAGAAGTGAAGTTAGTCAATCCAAAAACTCCTGAATTTGACCTATACCTTACAGTGCAAGCAAGATTATTAGAAATAAAACCTAACGTTAATGTTGGAAATTCTAAAAAGGTGGAAGCACTTGAAAAAGCGATCAGTAAGAGTCTGTCGAGTGAAATATCAAGGGTAATTGCTTATTGCCAAAACATTGGCTCGGATGTTTTTGGCTATGGTGAGATTTATAGAAGCTCTGTACGTCATTCTGAATTGACGGAAGAGAAATGGCATGAGTTGTACAAGGAAATGAAAGTTAACGTCCATGTTGACTTTACACTGCTTAGAAGTGGAGTCTTTGAATGA
- a CDS encoding ribonuclease H family protein — translation MNILIEWIYKSPKGAETVFRSEEMPAAQAILVAEDLARTGRTKNVLFIDQFDSTWTVKEMKGYLKGIETEPHNITVYFDGGFDLTTRKSGLGCVIYYEQSGKSYRLRQNAPSAELSSNNEAEYAALYLGLQELEHLNVHHLPVRFIGDSQVVINQLTGEWPALENNLSSWADRIEEKLKDLGIQPAYKLVQRKLNSEADRLATQALNGVSITATSEVTVD, via the coding sequence ATGAATATACTAATCGAATGGATTTACAAATCTCCAAAAGGAGCAGAAACCGTCTTCCGCTCCGAGGAGATGCCGGCAGCACAAGCCATACTAGTTGCGGAAGACTTGGCACGGACCGGACGTACCAAAAATGTACTATTCATTGACCAGTTCGACAGCACGTGGACGGTCAAAGAGATGAAAGGTTATTTGAAAGGAATTGAAACCGAACCACATAACATCACGGTTTATTTCGACGGCGGCTTCGATCTTACAACACGTAAATCAGGATTAGGCTGCGTCATCTATTATGAACAAAGCGGGAAATCGTATAGGTTACGGCAAAATGCACCTTCTGCCGAACTCTCATCGAATAACGAGGCAGAATATGCAGCACTCTACCTTGGCCTACAGGAGCTCGAGCATTTGAATGTCCATCATCTACCGGTCCGCTTCATCGGGGATTCACAGGTGGTCATCAACCAGCTGACTGGAGAATGGCCGGCTCTCGAAAATAATTTGTCTAGCTGGGCAGACCGGATAGAAGAAAAGCTGAAAGACCTCGGTATCCAGCCAGCATACAAACTGGTACAGCGGAAGTTAAATTCAGAAGCGGATCGGCTGGCAACACAAGCGCTGAATGGAGTTTCGATTACTGCCACGAGCGAAGTTACAGTGGATTAG
- the cobT gene encoding nicotinate-nucleotide--dimethylbenzimidazole phosphoribosyltransferase, which yields MMNVDIPLLNKAAGEKATSYIATLTKPLGSLGRLEEIAISLAEMTGNLTLEITPPGIIVFAADHGVVKEGVSAYPQEVTLQMVANIVNGGAAINVFVRQIGAKFKVVDVGVAGDVTEVQVVHKKIRQGTGSFLTELAMTREEAEKAVLIGYEEGIQIIESGIKCLIIGEVGIGNTTASSAVLASITGADPAAIVGFGTGISTEQHNRKVAVVRDAISLHQPKPTDAIDILSKVGGLEMAAMAGAMLAAAEKRVPILVDGFICTVSACLAKLMAPTVVDYMILSHQSVEPGHTTAVKHLQKEPLLQLNMRLGEGTGAAVAFPILQSAVNMINEMATFENSGVSGKDETEVIMNS from the coding sequence ATGATGAATGTAGACATACCTTTGTTGAATAAAGCAGCGGGAGAAAAAGCAACTTCTTACATAGCAACATTAACAAAACCTTTAGGTAGTTTGGGCAGGTTGGAAGAAATCGCAATTAGTCTGGCAGAAATGACAGGTAATTTGACTCTAGAGATTACACCACCAGGCATCATCGTATTTGCTGCCGATCATGGCGTTGTAAAAGAAGGTGTATCCGCTTATCCACAGGAAGTGACGCTCCAAATGGTAGCAAATATTGTAAATGGCGGAGCCGCTATCAATGTATTTGTTAGACAAATCGGTGCAAAATTCAAAGTCGTCGACGTAGGTGTAGCGGGAGATGTAACAGAGGTGCAAGTTGTTCATAAGAAAATTCGTCAGGGCACTGGAAGCTTCCTCACCGAATTAGCAATGACACGAGAAGAAGCAGAAAAAGCGGTACTCATCGGTTATGAAGAAGGGATTCAGATTATAGAAAGTGGGATCAAATGTCTGATTATCGGTGAAGTCGGTATCGGCAACACGACAGCAAGTAGCGCTGTTCTAGCATCGATTACTGGTGCAGACCCCGCTGCAATTGTCGGATTTGGGACTGGTATTTCCACTGAACAGCATAATCGGAAAGTTGCGGTTGTTCGTGATGCAATCAGCTTACATCAGCCGAAACCGACGGATGCCATTGATATCCTGTCGAAAGTGGGCGGACTTGAAATGGCGGCAATGGCTGGTGCAATGCTCGCCGCTGCAGAAAAGCGGGTACCTATTCTTGTCGATGGTTTTATCTGTACGGTTTCCGCTTGTCTAGCTAAATTGATGGCTCCTACTGTAGTAGATTATATGATTTTATCGCATCAATCAGTAGAACCTGGACATACAACGGCAGTCAAACATTTGCAAAAAGAGCCGTTACTCCAACTAAATATGCGTCTCGGCGAAGGGACCGGTGCAGCCGTCGCTTTCCCGATTCTACAATCCGCAGTCAATATGATCAATGAGATGGCTACATTCGAAAATTCCGGTGTATCGGGCAAAGACGAGACAGAAGTGATAATGAATTCATAA
- a CDS encoding DEAD/DEAH box helicase, whose product MNERSFEDYNLSVEITRALALLKFERPTEVQSEVIPRALENQDLIVKSQTGSGKTASFGIPLCEMIDWEKENPQALILTPTRELAVQVQEDVTAIGRFKRIKALAVYGKESFNKQEEELEQKTHIVVGTPGRVMDHIERGTFCVDEIKYLIIDEADEMLTMGFVAQVEAIIQKLPLTRVTMVFSATLPKKVENLCHTYMKKPISIQIASTGVTTSTIEHSVIEVKEAGKMALLKNITVVENPDSCIIFCRTKGQVDTVFAELERSNYSCEKIHGGIVQEDRFAVMEGFKMGNFRYLVATDVAARGIDVAKITLVINFDVPVEKESYVHRTGRTGRAGNKGKAITFATPNDSKLIKAIEAYIGFEIPVLEAPTQQKVAVGKNAFDEKVSGRQKTKNTIHVQPNKDVMKLHFNGGKKKKLRAVDFVGTIAKIPGVTADDIGIITIQDELTYVDILNDKGSLVMQAMKETTIKGKKLKVSKAKSI is encoded by the coding sequence ATGAATGAAAGAAGTTTTGAGGATTATAATTTAAGCGTTGAAATAACAAGAGCACTTGCCTTGTTGAAATTTGAAAGGCCGACGGAGGTTCAAAGTGAAGTCATACCGAGAGCATTGGAAAATCAGGATCTCATCGTGAAATCTCAAACAGGCAGTGGCAAGACGGCATCTTTTGGTATCCCTCTTTGCGAAATGATTGATTGGGAGAAGGAAAATCCACAGGCATTAATTCTTACGCCGACTCGAGAGCTTGCTGTTCAAGTTCAAGAGGATGTAACAGCTATTGGGCGTTTTAAAAGAATTAAAGCCCTAGCGGTTTACGGCAAAGAATCCTTTAATAAACAAGAGGAAGAGTTGGAACAAAAAACACATATAGTCGTCGGTACTCCTGGGCGTGTGATGGACCATATTGAGAGAGGAACGTTTTGTGTAGATGAAATAAAATACTTGATTATAGATGAAGCTGATGAAATGTTGACTATGGGTTTTGTTGCCCAAGTAGAAGCTATCATACAAAAACTTCCGCTTACTAGAGTAACGATGGTATTTTCCGCTACGTTGCCTAAAAAGGTTGAGAATCTTTGCCATACCTATATGAAAAAACCTATATCTATTCAAATCGCTTCTACGGGAGTCACGACGAGTACAATTGAACATAGCGTAATTGAAGTGAAAGAAGCAGGGAAAATGGCATTGCTGAAAAACATTACTGTTGTTGAAAACCCAGATAGCTGTATTATCTTCTGCAGAACTAAGGGGCAAGTTGACACAGTTTTTGCGGAATTGGAAAGGTCTAACTATTCTTGTGAAAAGATTCATGGTGGAATTGTACAGGAGGACCGATTTGCGGTTATGGAAGGCTTCAAAATGGGGAATTTTCGTTATCTTGTGGCGACCGATGTAGCTGCAAGGGGAATTGATGTAGCTAAAATAACACTTGTCATCAACTTTGACGTTCCCGTGGAAAAAGAGAGCTATGTTCATCGAACTGGCAGAACCGGTCGTGCTGGTAATAAAGGAAAAGCAATTACGTTTGCAACTCCAAATGACAGCAAACTCATTAAAGCAATTGAAGCATACATTGGCTTTGAGATACCTGTTTTGGAAGCGCCGACGCAGCAGAAAGTAGCTGTTGGAAAAAATGCTTTCGATGAAAAAGTCAGTGGTCGTCAGAAAACCAAAAATACTATACATGTGCAACCAAACAAGGATGTCATGAAACTCCATTTCAATGGTGGAAAAAAGAAGAAGCTTCGAGCCGTAGATTTTGTTGGCACGATTGCGAAGATTCCTGGAGTAACAGCAGATGATATCGGTATTATTACCATTCAGGATGAGTTGACTTATGTTGATATTCTGAATGACAAAGGTTCATTAGTTATGCAGGCAATGAAAGAAACGACAATCAAAGGAAAGAAATTAAAAGTTAGCAAGGCTAAAAGCATTTGA
- a CDS encoding GerAB/ArcD/ProY family transporter: MKNSIQIGPTDTINAFLLFFIIHTAQIGIGIQGFQRIIYQDAKHDAWISVLLAGLATHIIAIFMLKTLEIYGSNDLYGIHQDVFGKWLGNFLNIIYIFYCSGAFFSVLRNYIEVVQTWVFPNLNTWFIAASLLLIVIYTFTGGLRVIVGVSFFSFILSIWLFPMLAYPMKYIELRSLLPILEANMSEILKGVKSMTFTVVGFEILYVIYPFIKDKKNAKKNIHLGLFMTTLIYLAIMLVSLTYFSGEQLTKTIWATLSLFSIVKFPFIERFEYIAVCFWMLIILPNLCLFLWAAFRGTRRLVKVSANKFVWVFSLIILIVSLTLKTRLQINTFNNYFGQVAFYIVFVYPIILYVLAVAKRKIKSRKEQIE, from the coding sequence GTGAAAAATTCCATACAAATTGGTCCCACTGATACAATTAATGCTTTTCTACTTTTTTTCATCATTCATACCGCTCAAATCGGAATCGGGATTCAAGGATTTCAACGGATTATATACCAGGACGCAAAACATGATGCATGGATTTCTGTACTACTCGCAGGTCTCGCCACGCATATTATCGCAATTTTCATGCTTAAAACGTTGGAAATATACGGTTCAAATGATTTATACGGAATTCATCAAGATGTATTTGGTAAATGGCTAGGGAATTTTTTAAATATCATTTATATTTTTTATTGTTCAGGTGCCTTTTTCTCCGTTTTGAGAAACTATATTGAGGTCGTTCAAACATGGGTTTTTCCGAATTTAAATACTTGGTTTATTGCGGCTTCATTGCTATTAATTGTAATTTACACGTTTACCGGTGGTCTGCGGGTAATTGTAGGCGTTTCTTTTTTTAGTTTTATACTTTCCATATGGCTTTTCCCGATGTTGGCTTATCCAATGAAATATATAGAATTGAGAAGCCTTCTTCCGATTTTAGAGGCTAATATGAGCGAAATACTGAAAGGTGTAAAGTCCATGACCTTTACGGTTGTTGGATTTGAAATATTATATGTGATTTATCCCTTTATAAAGGATAAAAAGAATGCAAAAAAAAATATTCATCTTGGTTTGTTCATGACGACATTGATTTACCTTGCCATCATGTTGGTTTCGTTAACTTACTTCAGCGGGGAACAATTAACTAAAACCATTTGGGCGACTTTGTCTTTATTTAGTATTGTTAAATTTCCGTTCATTGAACGATTTGAGTATATAGCGGTTTGTTTTTGGATGTTGATTATTTTGCCGAACCTGTGTCTATTTCTATGGGCTGCTTTTCGCGGAACCAGACGACTAGTAAAGGTAAGTGCGAATAAATTCGTCTGGGTATTCTCGCTCATCATATTAATTGTAAGCTTAACACTTAAAACTCGACTTCAAATAAATACATTTAATAATTACTTTGGCCAGGTGGCGTTTTATATTGTTTTTGTTTATCCTATCATCTTGTATGTCTTAGCAGTGGCGAAAAGGAAAATCAAATCACGTAAGGAGCAAATAGAATGA
- a CDS encoding vitamin B12 dependent-methionine synthase activation domain-containing protein gives MKRPEDIGMQLTEGLLMESKVCVSAMVFAHPDARCFLQRN, from the coding sequence TTGAAAAGACCTGAAGATATTGGCATGCAGTTAACAGAAGGATTGCTGATGGAATCCAAAGTATGCGTATCTGCGATGGTATTCGCTCATCCAGATGCGAGGTGTTTTTTGCAGCGAAACTGA